The DNA sequence ACGTGCCCCCGGGCCCCCCGCCCGCCGATCTGACCGCCGCTGCGTTTTTCGATGTCGACAACACGCTGGTGCATGGCTCCTCGCTGGTTCATTTCGGCCGAGGCCTGGCGCAGCGCGACTACTTCCAGTACTCGGACATGCTTCAGTTCGTCTGGGCGCAGGCGAAGTTCCGGCTGACCGGCCGCGAGAACTCCGATGACGTCGCCGCGGGCCGACAGAAGGCGCTCTCGTTCATCGAGGGGCGCAGCGTCGATGAACTCGTCAACCTCAGTGAGGACATTTACGACGAGACGATCGCCGACAAGATCTGGCCCGGCACCCGAGCGCTGACCCAGATGCACCTGGACGCCGGCCAGCAGGTATGGCTCGTCACGGCGACACCCAAGGAACTGGCGGAGACCATTGCCCGACGGCTGGGCCTCACCGGAGCCCTGGGCACCGTTGCCGAGTCGGTGGACGGGGTCTTCACCGGACGCCTGGTCGGCGACATCCTGCACGGACCGGGCAAGGCGCGTGCCGTGCGCAACCTCGCCATCCGGAACGGGCTGAATCTCAAGCGCTGCACCGCCTATAGCGACAGCGTCAACGACGTGCCGATGCTGTCGCTGGTGGGCACCGCCGTGGCCATCAATCCCGACGCGGAGCTGCGCGACGTGGCGCGACGCCGCGGCTGGGAAGTCCGCGACTTCCGCACCGCCCGCAAGGCCGCCCGTATCGGGGTGCCGTCGGCGGTGCTGCTCGGTGCCGCGGGCGGTGCGTTGGCGGCCGCCCTGGCCCGACGCGAGAAGTAACAATCACCACTACCGCTGCTGATAGGCTCAGCGCCGCTCGAACTGTCTAGATTCGTACCTGACCTGCAGCGAAATGGGTTAATGCATGGCCATCCGCCAAGACATCATCGGAACGCACTACCGCTACCCCGATTACTTCGAGGTCGGCCGCGAGAAGATGCGTGAATTCGCGGCGGCCATCCAGGACGGCTGTGAGGAAAACTCCGGCGTTGTCGCGCCCATCACGTTCCTCGCCGTCGCGGGCCGGCGCGTGCAGCACAAAATCTTCACCGAGATGGATCTGCCCATCAACGTGGCACGGGTGCTGCACCGCGACCAGAAGCTGAAGTTCCACCGCCCCGTCAAGGCAGGCGACCGGCTGTACTTCGACAGCTACCTGGACAGCGTGCTGGAGTCGCACGGCATGGTGACCGCCGAGGTGCGCGCCGAGGTCACCGATGCCGACGGGCAACCCGTGGCCACGAGCATCGTCACCATGATCGGCGAGGCTGAAGGACACGAAACCGACGCGAACTCCATGGCCGCCAACATCGCCTCGCATCGCAAGGGCTAGCGGCCTCTGCGGCTCGTTCGGTAAGCACTCGGGGTGGTGCCGAACCAGCGCTTACAACTTCGGGTGAACACGCTCTGTTCGGCGTAGCCGAGTTGCCTGCTGACATGGTCCAGGTTCAGCTCGGTATCGGAAAGCAATCGCTCGGCGGTTTCACGACGGATGTGGTCGACGAGTTCGGCGAAGGTCGTACCCTCGGCGCCGAGGCGCCGTTGCAGCGCTTTGGGGTGCACTCCGAGGTGTAATGCGATGTCCCCCAGACCGATCGCCCCCGTGGGAAGCAGCTGACGGATGAGGATCCGGGCCAGCCGACTCGAATCCGGCCGACGGTCAGCGAGGGTCCCCGTCAAGTAATCGACCGCAGTCTGATGCGCGAGGCGGTCTTTGGGCAGCGACTTCTGCATATCAGTGGCGCGCAGTGTGAACCCCGCAACGGGTTCGCAGAACAACGGCGGACAGCCGAAGTAACGCCGATACTCCGACGGTGCCGTCAAGGCCGAGTGGGGCAGGTGCACCGCCACTGGGCGATAACCGCGACCCAGGAAGTGGTGCAGCACCCGCAATGTCACACCCAACGACAGCTCGAGCGCCTGCGCCTGTGGGGGCGCCGGGGCGAGAAGAAACTCGAACTCGAACCGGCAGCGCACCGGATCGGGAAGATCGATCACCCGCACGCTGATCGCGGGACAGTATGCGGCCATGAACTTTTCAAGGATGTCGAAAGCGTCGGCAACGGTTGCCGCGCTACGCGCGGCCAGGCCCACGGGTCCCAGTATCTCGATGCCCTGGCGTCGCGCTAGCCGAAGGCCGAAATCGGGTGCGCTGACCGCAATCGCGCTCTCCTCCAGTACGGCCATCCCATTCGGCAGCGAGATGAACCGGTCGTAGACCCCGGCATCGTCCGGTGAAATCCGCGCTGCGGCAAGCAGCTTGTCGCCATCGCCGCCGAGCTCTGATACCAGGGGCTGATAGTTCGTCAACGCCGAGCCGCGGATCACCGACATGTCCCGAACTGTCAAATATCTGTCCGCCAAAGTCAAGACAACCCTGTGAAAATGCTGCACGATCGACGGTGATCGACCAAGATCATTACAACTGGAAAGGGTGTCGCCCGTGAGCGGTAGGCGTTGGCAGTGGGGCAGATGGCTGGCCGTGACGAGCGTCATCCTGTTGGCGTCCGGGATGAACGGCTGCTCGAAAAACTCTGAACCCCAAAAGCTTTCCGCCGACGAGGCGAAGGCGATTGCGCTGGATGCCTACGTGTACGGCTACCCGCTGGTGACCATGGAGATGACGCGGCGGGTGATGACCAATGTCGACAAGGTGACGGCCCCGCGCGCCCCCATGGGGCAGCTGATGCGGATGCGCGAGTATCCCAACGCGTCGTTCCGGGATGTGACCGCTCCCAACGCAGACACCCTGTACACCAACGCCTTTGTGGACGTGAGCAAAGAGCCCTATGTGCTGAGCCTGCCCGAGGCCAACGATCGCTACTACCTGTTCCCGATGCTCGACGGGTACACCAACGTTTTCGAGGTACCCGGCAAACGCACCACGGGCACCGGCCCGCAGACCTACGCCATCACCGGCCCTGGCTGGAAAGGCACCCTGCCCGAGGGGGTCAAGGAGTACAAGTCCCCGACATCCATCGTGTGGCTTCTGGGGCGCATTTACTGCACGGGAACACCCGAAGACTATGCCGCCGTCCACACGATGCAGGACGCGATCTCGCTGGTGCCGCTGAGCTCCTACGGCAAACCGTATACGCCGCCCGCGAACACGGTAGATCCGAGCATCGACATGAAAACGCCTGTCCGCGATCAGGTCAACAACCTGAGCACCACGGCGTACTTCGATCTACTCGCCACCCTGATGAAGGACAATCCGCCCGCCGAGGCCGATAAGCCGATGGTCGACAAGATGGCCAAGATCGGCATCGAGGCCGGCAAGCCCTTCGACATCGACAAGCTCGGCGCCGATACGGTCGGTGCGCTGCAGTCGGTACCGAAGGAGGGATTCGGCAAGATCGCGGCCCGTTTCAAGGACCTCAAAGACATCAACGGGTGGCAATTCAGCACCGAAACCGGCCAATATGGCACCGAGTACCTGCAGCGCGCCACGATCACCGCATTCGGGTTGGGCGCCAATCTGCCTCAGGACGCCGTCTACCCCACCTCCGAGGTCGACTCCTCCGGCAAGTCCTACGACGGCGCCCACAACTACACACTGCACTTCGCCAAGGACCAGCTGCCGCCCGCCGAGGGGTTCTGGTCGCTGACGATGTACGACGGGGGGTTCTACTTTGTCGACAACCCACTCAACCGATACACCCTGAGCCAGCGCAACAACGTCACCGCCAACCCCGACGGATCGGTGGACTTGTATCTACAACATGAGAACCCCGGCCCGGAAAAGGAGGCAAACTGGCTCCCCGCCCCCTCCGGAAAGTTCATCCTGATGCTGCGCCTGTACTGGCCCACGCAGACACCGCCGTCGATCATCGACGGCACCTGGAAGCCGCCCGCCGTGCACCACGCCCCGTGATTCGAAGGAGATCGCCATGAAACTCGTTACCACAAGCCTGTTTACCGCTCTCGGCGCCGCGGCGCTCATCACCGCGGCGGCCGCGAACGCCGAGCCGGAGCGCCCGCCCAACTGCACGGCGGGCGACCTGGCCGGAGTATCGGCGGGCGTCGCCGCATCAACATCGAGCTACCTGTTCACCCATCCGGAGGTCAACGACTTCTTCACCGGTCTACAGGGGCGTCCGCACCCCGAGGTGCAGAGCGCGGTCAAGAGCTACATGGACGCCAACCCGGACACGGCAGCAGATCTGCGCGGAATCCGGCAGCCGCTCGTCGAACTGCGAGACCGCTGCCAACTGCCCGCCGCACCGCAGGTACAGCCGTGAGGCGCATGGTCGCAGCGGCCGCCGCGACCGTGGCACTGGCGGGCCTGCTGACGATTGCGCCACCGTCAGGTGTCGCCAACGCCGACGTGTGCGCGAGTGCCGGACGGCGGGTTTCGGTGGGCGGCTGCGCCAACATCGCGGACGCGGTGGCGCCCTACGTGCCTCCGCCCGCGTACTACGCCCCGATGCCGGAAGATCCCCCTCCGCCACCTCCGGGATCGAATGTCAGTGCATGCGTGCACTACAACGGCCGCTGGGTGAGCGCCGGAGGCTGCAACCCCTAGCGGGTGATGTACTCGACGAGGGCCGGGTGTAGTCGGTGCCTGCCGAAACCGGCGGCCGGGTCGGGCCGCCAGAAGATCGGTAGGTCCTTCTCTTCGGCTGCGCGATGACACTCGATCAGCAGCTCATCATTCAGGGGCTCAGTGGCCCGCCGCCTCAGTGTGGATTTAAGCGCGTCGGGCAGTGCCTTCCAGATTGCTTCCGGGTTCAGATCCGTGGTCACACAGCGCCTCTCACTCTTGCCCTGGGCACTGACCAGCACCCAGGAGCCGCCTTTCCCGACCAGACTCTGGGTTGATCACTGCGCGGCGCCGCCGTCGCCCACTTCAGCCAAACTCATCTGAGTGCCGGGGGCCGTCACTGAGTCGCGCAGGATGATCGCCGAAGGCTCAGCCCCGGCGGGGATATCGAACGCTATGGACGCAACAATGCTGTCGCCGGGACCGAGGTCTGCGCCGAGCACGGGCTGCGAGGCCGCCTGGTCCGCACCGAAGGTTTGATCGCCCGCAACGAGTTGCTGAATCGCAGGCTCGAACCTGTGAGGGACGTCGCCGTCATTGATCACGCGCACACCGACCAGAACATGGCCACCCTCGTCGTTCTGAGCCAGTCCGGGATCGCCCGCCGCCGGGGATGCCGTGACCTCCGTCACGGCCAGGGCTAACTGACCGGCTCGCGCCTCGCGACCAGGGCCGCCACCTTCAGGTGCCACTGAAGCAACTTCGTGAACCAGCGGCGATCCAGAGGCGCTAAAGTTCCTGCCGTCTTCGATCCCCACCAACGTGGCAACGACAATGAAGGTCGCGATAACGACTCCGAACAGCATGGGCGCCACAGGAAAATTGCCGCTAACCAGGTACAACCCGGCGGCGCCATTCTCACCTTCCAGCGAAGGCCGAGTCACAATAACGATCCTCAATTCAGGGTAGCGGTGTAACACATGAGCGCCCCCCTCAATGAGTAAGAGGCTAACATCAATAGGTCCTATCGGCACGGCTGCGTATTCGTTACAGGCGGCCACCAGCTGTTTGCGAGAAACTACCGATAGCCCCTGATGTCACGCCCGTCCGCCTTTGCTGATCCGGAAGTCAGGCCGACCCGTACTGCCGAGACCAGCGACGATGACAACAGCCGATCGGTACGGTCCCCCGGCGGGCGGCCTGTTTGCCTCTGGACATCCCTAGGCACTCGGGGCAGCGCACGGCCACGACGAGGTCGGCACCCCGTTCTAGGCAGACATCGCGGTCAGCCGTACTGGGCGGCGAGCTTGCCGATCACGGCGGTGAACTCGTCCATGGTGGTGTCGAGGATGTCTTTCACCGACTCGACCGCACCGATGCGCCCGGCGACCTGACCGCCGAGCGGTACGAAAGTGTCCATGTTGCCTCCGAAGTAGAGGTCCAACGGGTTCCCGGTTTCCAGCAGTGACACCAGATCTCGCCGTTCCATCTCTTCGGTGCGCGCGCTACGCAGCGCACGCAGGCCCGGCTTGGTCAGCCGGTTGAGCAGTACGGTGTCGGTCTCGCGGGCAGCGACGACGGCCGCCTTCCAATTTCCATGGATGGGCGATTCCGCGGCCGACATCATCCGGGTGCCCATCTGCACCCCCTCGGCACCGAGCGCGAAGGCGGCGGCCATCGATGCGCCGTCGCAGATGCCACCGGCGGCGATGATGGGTACGTCCACGTGCGAGCGCACTAGCGGCAGGAGCACCATGGTGGATGCGCCCTTCGGGTCCTTGAAACCACCGCCCTCGACGCCTTCCACCACCAATCCGTCCACTCCCGCGTCGACGGCCTTGAGGGCCGCCGCGAGTGTGGGGACGACATGAAAGACGGTGAGCCCGTTGTCCTTCAGGACCCGGGTGTACTTGTTGGGGTCTCCCGCACTGGTAGTCACGAACGTCACGCCCTGATCCACCACGAACTGCGCGATGGACGGGTCCCGCACAAATGCCTGCGCGATGTTCACCCCGAAGGGTTTATCGGTGAGCTCACGCATGACGCGGATCTCGCCCTTGATGGCATCGAGCTCGCCGGAGCTGGTTTCGATGATGCCGAGCCCGCCGGCATTGCACACCGCGCTGGCCAGCTGTGATCGTGCGATCCACCCCATCGGGGCCTGCACGATCGGCCGCTCCACGCCCAGCATCTCGGTAACCCGGTTTGTGACCACCCGTCGAACCTACGCCGATTACCCGGGTGCGATTACAGCAGATCCTCGAGCGCGCCGGGCAGATTGGGATACTGAAACTGAAAGTTAGCTGCTTCCAGCACCTTTGAGGTCGCGTACCGACCGGTGAGACCGAGTTCGGGATCGGTGCGCAGCGCAATGGCGCCGATGCGCAACATGAAGGCGGGGGTTGGCAGCCCGGGACGGTGTAGCTGCGCACGCAGCGCCGCCATCAGGTCGGCATTGCGCACGGGATGCTCACTGGCGGCGACCACGCAGCCAGCGGGAAGCTCGATGCCCGGGGTCAGCCCCAGCCCCGCCCGCACGATGGCCAGCCAATCGGTGAGGTGGATCCACGAGAACCATTGCCGCCCCGAAGCCACCCTGCCGCCGAGGCCGAGTTTGGTCAGGGCTACCAGCCTCCGCAGCGCCGGGGATTGCGGATCGAGCACGATCGACGTGCGCAGGATGATTCCGTGCTCGGTGTTGGCACCGTTGAATGCCTCTTCCCAGGGGCGTGCGACCCCGGTCATCTGCGGCAATCCCACGACGGGCAGCGGTGTGCCCTCCGTGCATCGGGTCTCACCGGCATCCGACCAGATAGCGGTGGTGCTGGCCTGAATCCAATGCGCGACAGGCGTATTGAGGTGAGTACTGGCGTCCACCAGCGCACGGGTGGCCAGCACCCGACCGCGGGTCAGCTCAGCGATGTTGCGCCGGGTGGGCCGACAATCCACCAGCTTGCCGGCCAGGTTGATCACCGCGGTGGCCGGGCCCTCCAGCTCCGCGGCCCAGTCACCCACGGTCTGGCCATCCCAACGCACCTGGCGAACATTCAGATGCGGATTTGGCTGACGGGTGAGCACCACAACCTCATGGCCGCGTGGAACAAGGTCATCGGTGATGCGGCGGCCCAGCGATCCACTGCCACCGGCGAGAACGATCTTCATTGATCGAGCCCCCTTTCTACGGCGAGTATCCGCCGGGCGGGGACGAGCGGTCAGCACATGGAGATGTAGCTCACCGGTGGTGCTGATCACGGCACCGCGGCAGCGCGACTACGGTTTTCGAGGCATCGGCCGGGTAGCACACGCGGAACGCGGCGTGTCAGTGCGGAAGGAAAACCGCTCAGCCGAAGAACATGTTGCGCCGGGCGGCAAGCAGCCGGTACAGCGTCTGCTGAATCGTCTCGCGCACCTGGTCGGTGACGTCGAAGGTGACCATCGGGTCGTCGGCGGCCGCGTCGTCATACCCGTCCGTGGGGATGGGCGTGCCGAACTCGATGTGCCACTTGGAGGGCAGCGGCACCAAGCCAACGGGTCCGGCCGCCGGGAACAGCGGGGTTACCGGGAAGTACGGCAGCCCGAACAGTCGGGCGATCACCTTCAGGTCGGCAATCATCGGATAGATCTCCTCGGACCCGACGATCGAGCACGGGATGATCGGCGCTCCGGTCCGAATGGCTGCCGCGACAAATCCCCCGCGACCGAACCGCTGCAGCTTGTAACGATCCTTGAACGGCTTGCCCAGGCCCTTGTACCCCTCGGGGAACACGGCGGTCAGCTCGCCCGCGGACAGTAGCCGGTGCGCATCGGCGGTGCAGGCCAGCGTATGACCGGCTTTTCGCGCCAGCTGCCCCAGGAACGGCGCATCGAACACCATGTCCGCGGCCAGGTTGCGCAGGGTCCGGTTGCCGGGGCAGCGGTCGTGTACCGCCACCGACAGCATCAGACCGTCGAGCGGCAGCACACCCGCATGGTTAGCCACAACCAGGGCTCCACCGGTCGCCGGAATGTTCTCCACGCCGGTCACGTCCACTCTGAACCATCGGTTGAACAATGGCCTCAGCA is a window from the Mycobacteroides salmoniphilum genome containing:
- a CDS encoding HAD family hydrolase, with protein sequence MTSPQINGEPPAEGAAEQQQLLAEAFAEDVARAASFAEADAAVDDVPPGPPPADLTAAAFFDVDNTLVHGSSLVHFGRGLAQRDYFQYSDMLQFVWAQAKFRLTGRENSDDVAAGRQKALSFIEGRSVDELVNLSEDIYDETIADKIWPGTRALTQMHLDAGQQVWLVTATPKELAETIARRLGLTGALGTVAESVDGVFTGRLVGDILHGPGKARAVRNLAIRNGLNLKRCTAYSDSVNDVPMLSLVGTAVAINPDAELRDVARRRGWEVRDFRTARKAARIGVPSAVLLGAAGGALAAALARREK
- a CDS encoding FAS1-like dehydratase domain-containing protein — protein: MAIRQDIIGTHYRYPDYFEVGREKMREFAAAIQDGCEENSGVVAPITFLAVAGRRVQHKIFTEMDLPINVARVLHRDQKLKFHRPVKAGDRLYFDSYLDSVLESHGMVTAEVRAEVTDADGQPVATSIVTMIGEAEGHETDANSMAANIASHRKG
- a CDS encoding AraC family transcriptional regulator, which translates into the protein MSVIRGSALTNYQPLVSELGGDGDKLLAAARISPDDAGVYDRFISLPNGMAVLEESAIAVSAPDFGLRLARRQGIEILGPVGLAARSAATVADAFDILEKFMAAYCPAISVRVIDLPDPVRCRFEFEFLLAPAPPQAQALELSLGVTLRVLHHFLGRGYRPVAVHLPHSALTAPSEYRRYFGCPPLFCEPVAGFTLRATDMQKSLPKDRLAHQTAVDYLTGTLADRRPDSSRLARILIRQLLPTGAIGLGDIALHLGVHPKALQRRLGAEGTTFAELVDHIRRETAERLLSDTELNLDHVSRQLGYAEQSVFTRSCKRWFGTTPSAYRTSRRGR
- a CDS encoding DUF1254 domain-containing protein, with translation MSGRRWQWGRWLAVTSVILLASGMNGCSKNSEPQKLSADEAKAIALDAYVYGYPLVTMEMTRRVMTNVDKVTAPRAPMGQLMRMREYPNASFRDVTAPNADTLYTNAFVDVSKEPYVLSLPEANDRYYLFPMLDGYTNVFEVPGKRTTGTGPQTYAITGPGWKGTLPEGVKEYKSPTSIVWLLGRIYCTGTPEDYAAVHTMQDAISLVPLSSYGKPYTPPANTVDPSIDMKTPVRDQVNNLSTTAYFDLLATLMKDNPPAEADKPMVDKMAKIGIEAGKPFDIDKLGADTVGALQSVPKEGFGKIAARFKDLKDINGWQFSTETGQYGTEYLQRATITAFGLGANLPQDAVYPTSEVDSSGKSYDGAHNYTLHFAKDQLPPAEGFWSLTMYDGGFYFVDNPLNRYTLSQRNNVTANPDGSVDLYLQHENPGPEKEANWLPAPSGKFILMLRLYWPTQTPPSIIDGTWKPPAVHHAP
- a CDS encoding heme-binding protein is translated as MKLVTTSLFTALGAAALITAAAANAEPERPPNCTAGDLAGVSAGVAASTSSYLFTHPEVNDFFTGLQGRPHPEVQSAVKSYMDANPDTAADLRGIRQPLVELRDRCQLPAAPQVQP
- a CDS encoding DUF4352 domain-containing protein, whose protein sequence is MTRPSLEGENGAAGLYLVSGNFPVAPMLFGVVIATFIVVATLVGIEDGRNFSASGSPLVHEVASVAPEGGGPGREARAGQLALAVTEVTASPAAGDPGLAQNDEGGHVLVGVRVINDGDVPHRFEPAIQQLVAGDQTFGADQAASQPVLGADLGPGDSIVASIAFDIPAGAEPSAIILRDSVTAPGTQMSLAEVGDGGAAQ
- a CDS encoding NAD(P)H-dependent flavin oxidoreductase; its protein translation is MVTNRVTEMLGVERPIVQAPMGWIARSQLASAVCNAGGLGIIETSSGELDAIKGEIRVMRELTDKPFGVNIAQAFVRDPSIAQFVVDQGVTFVTTSAGDPNKYTRVLKDNGLTVFHVVPTLAAALKAVDAGVDGLVVEGVEGGGFKDPKGASTMVLLPLVRSHVDVPIIAAGGICDGASMAAAFALGAEGVQMGTRMMSAAESPIHGNWKAAVVAARETDTVLLNRLTKPGLRALRSARTEEMERRDLVSLLETGNPLDLYFGGNMDTFVPLGGQVAGRIGAVESVKDILDTTMDEFTAVIGKLAAQYG
- a CDS encoding epimerase, producing the protein MKIVLAGGSGSLGRRITDDLVPRGHEVVVLTRQPNPHLNVRQVRWDGQTVGDWAAELEGPATAVINLAGKLVDCRPTRRNIAELTRGRVLATRALVDASTHLNTPVAHWIQASTTAIWSDAGETRCTEGTPLPVVGLPQMTGVARPWEEAFNGANTEHGIILRTSIVLDPQSPALRRLVALTKLGLGGRVASGRQWFSWIHLTDWLAIVRAGLGLTPGIELPAGCVVAASEHPVRNADLMAALRAQLHRPGLPTPAFMLRIGAIALRTDPELGLTGRYATSKVLEAANFQFQYPNLPGALEDLL
- a CDS encoding lysophospholipid acyltransferase family protein yields the protein MAGETKAKVIQLQANSERHAARARRAEARADAGRRHPSSLASDAPAENSADTAAVIHDLNEIRAAQGNAHVGDEESLTALAANIAAVAEFIRRRVGGDYSVDDFGFDEHLNESLLLPLLRPLFNRWFRVDVTGVENIPATGGALVVANHAGVLPLDGLMLSVAVHDRCPGNRTLRNLAADMVFDAPFLGQLARKAGHTLACTADAHRLLSAGELTAVFPEGYKGLGKPFKDRYKLQRFGRGGFVAAAIRTGAPIIPCSIVGSEEIYPMIADLKVIARLFGLPYFPVTPLFPAAGPVGLVPLPSKWHIEFGTPIPTDGYDDAAADDPMVTFDVTDQVRETIQQTLYRLLAARRNMFFG